The Arabidopsis thaliana chromosome 5, partial sequence genomic interval CCTGCACATGATTCAATGTTCTTGACCCCATTTGACGTACAAATACAATATAACGTGCATCTATTTatacgtgtatatatatgcaatcAAACCTCAAACACAAccacataacaaaaaaaatgatgtccGAGAAGTTCCCTGATGTATTCACTTGGATACAAAACATCCCACAGATCACCAAATGGCGCACAACTTCTCTTCCCTTTTGCATTTGCCCTTCAACTTCTGATTTTCCAAATTCAACCCTAAATCTCACAGCACAAAAGAGCCCTAGCCCTAAAGTTGTCACTTTCTCCATCATCGTCCAATCCAATAATCATTCTCCTTTGTATCTTTGGACCACTAAACAAGAGCTCAGCATCAACCCAAACTCACCAAACCCTTTCGATGAACTAACAATCATCTCTCTCCTCTTCAATTTCGTCGAAACTATCTTAACCTATACCTCTAATAGTTCCAACTATTCAACGATCAAAATCCCTAACTCCGATTCATCCAAGATCGGCGGTCTTAAAGACATAGTCAACACCGTGATTCTCACTCTCTCGTTCGTTGTTTGCGTCTACGAAGCTCCTCTGTATCTCCGTGAAAACTGCCTCAATACCCTCAAGAACCATTTGATTACTTGTCATACACGGCGAGCTACTATATCTCTGATGAAGCTTCTAGGGTCTAATTTGGAAGAGCAGTGGATGAGAACAGTGAATCTAGCGTTTACAAATTGGATCATCGAGCAGCGTCGTAGTCAGTCAACCAAGATCACAACAACTCCTTTGTTCTCTTACGCTGTTTCGGCTTATGGATTGTGGAAAGTGCAATTGTATTGTCCCGTTGAAGCCATGGAAGTAGAGAGATCGAGCAACCCAACGGCTGATTCGAGATTGTTGTTCTCTCTCAAGTTTAATCAGCTTGAAGGTGTGATGCAGTTCAATCACAAAGTTGTAGTTAGAGACAATTGGATCGATGTGATCGTGAAGATAGACAACATCAGGTACACATATGTTACTAAGACactcttgttttgttaaaatggcCTAAACAGTAAAAgcttctattttcttataaactcTTCAAACCCATTTGTGTTGCAAGATTGTAGATAACGAgatgattctttcttttatgcCAAGTTTCTAATTGAACCAAGGTTTTAgacattttgtaataaaacGATCAACAATCATGTGATAACTAATGGATGCAGATACGATGTAATAAAGCTTGTAAACGAGAAACTGATGTCGAGAAGAGGAGCAGGGGAGCACGAAAAGCATTTCCCATCAAGGATCTCTCTGCAACTAACTCCTACTCTCCAAACCGATTTCATTAGCGTTTCGGTTAGCAAATCATCAAACAATCCGGGAAGAGAGTTTGAAGTCGAGAGATCTATTGAAGGCTCGTTCGATCCACCAAACTCACTAGGCTTAAGAGTTGCTGGACGAGAAGCCTCAACCATGACAATGACCCCGTGGAAATTAGAGCAATCTGTGCTCGGCTACACAGCTAATCTAAACTGGATCTTGTATGATAGCAGCGTTGGAGGAAGAGAGGTTTTTTCGACAAAGCCGTCACGGTTTTCAATAATGAGCCCAAGGTCTTGGTTTAAGGATAGGTATGCAAGAGCGTATCGGTCATTTACGAGGAGAGGAGGTGTGATATTTGCAGGGGACGAGTATGGAGAGAGTGTGGTGTGGAAGATTGGAAAAGGAGCATTGGGGGGAACAATGGAGTGGGAGATTAAAGGGTTTATTTGGTTGACTTACTGGCCAAATAAGTACAAGACTTTTTACCATGAGACTCGTAGATTGGAGTTTACACAGCTTCTTAATCTCACCATTGCTtaactttaaacaaaaacatgttattACTTCTTTGTGATCTCAACTTTACATTGGTAAAGGAAGAGACTTCAATTGTCAGTTAGTTATTTGGTAATTTATCTTTGCATTAGGTACTTTTGATAAGAATCTTAAACAGAAGATAGACAAGAGATAAGTGAAACTCAACTGAACTTTGATTTCTCAACTTAAGATTGAAAACTCAACGAACCAGCCCTTCTAAGCATTAGCGACACAAGGATGATACTAGTTAAAGCAGATAGCTGTGACCAGCATCGATCATCTACGGTTTCATAAACAGCATCGATCATCTACAGTTTCATAAACAGCCATCAACAGCTACAATCTCAACATGGTTGTGCCATCTTCCCAGTCAATTCTTTTCTCGAACCAGACTAGAAAAATCCAAGACAAGCCAGGGGAATGGAGTTAGAATGCTATGAATTCCAAACCAGAGAAGATTCAAATAAAACAGAGACTAAAAAGGCTGTTCAAACAGTAATAATTCTTGCACATGAACACTAAACCAGAACGATAACAGGAAACAAAGATACAGTCAGTACTCAGTAGTTTGAGGGCACCTACGGAAAGCAAGTAATACTACAGAGGGTAGACGTTCCAGTGCTTAATGATGAAACATCATCAGTACAAGCAAACGTGTTTTTCATCATACACCGTATCACTTTCACAAGTGGCTGCAGTCATTCCTGcaaacaaaatgtaaacaagGACAATTCAGACATCAAGTTTCATTAGTGATACACATCTGAAACACAGTGTTTTTGTAACCCACCGCAGCATAAGGAGATTGACTTCGAGAAGCAGCATCAACTTTGCGCAGAGGAGCAGGGCTACCAGGAGATGGGGACCTCTCATTGCTACGCCTTTCAGGAGACATCTCCTTAGAAGGAGAGGCCTTTTGCAAAGCAGGGCTTCTTGGGCTGAGGCTGCGACGAGGAGATGGAGACCTCTCATTGCTACGCTTATCAGGAGAAACTTCTCTAGCAGGAGAGGTTTTCTGTGGGGAGGAACTTCTAGGGCTGCGGCGAGCAGGAGATGCACTGCATgtcaaaaagttgaaatcaGGATACACAGTATTGTGGAGCAACAACATGAAAAAAAGAGGTTCACAACGGAAGAAACCTCAAGGAACGACTGTGACTGCGGCTCTCATTATCATAACGGCCTCTGACTCTGCGTTTTTCATCTGGGCTGGCACTACGAGACCTAGTGCGACGACGATGATCTCTATCCTTCTCCTCATGCCTTTCACGCCTGTCATAGCTTCTGCTCCTGCTCCGCTTCCGGTAGTCTTTTTCCCTATAGTCATCTCGGGACCTACAAGTTATGTAACTCGGATGAGAGAATTATTCAGACAAATACTGTTCTTAGGCAGAGATGGAGTTCTTTCATAAATCAAGTAACAAAAGCTAGTTGACTAATAACATAACCATTATTAACTCCCACTAGTTCACCTAATCATCATAAGAATGcagattaaagaagaaactcaCCTCCTACGAGGACTGCGGCTTCTTCTGGGACTACGACGTCTAGGCGGGCTACGGCTCCTCCTAGGACTACGACTCCGCCTAGGACTACGGCTTCTAGATCTTCGTGACTTCGGCGGTGGTTCCACAACTCTTCCTTTGGAACTgtcatgaatcatgataaTAACAAAcgaatcaaaatacaattacaGATGCAGCTTTTTACGTGATAGAAGTTCCAATTGCACAAATAACGGAAACGGTCTAAAGAGGAAACATTCATAGTGAGCTCCCGAATATCAAGAGTAAACTTGAACAATCATTGgcaaagaaagaagcttacATTTTTTCAGCATTTGGCCCATATTTCGCAAACTGAACAGTTATTTCTCTGCCATCAACAACTCTTcctgaaacagagaaagaagcttCATGTTGAATCCAGGCACCAAAAGcacacaacaaaaccaagaacacAAGAGAGATAAGAAGATCTGGATAATTATACCATCAAGCCTTTCCACTGCTTTGTGAGCTTCGTCTTTATACTTATACCGAACAAACGCAAAACCACGCGAATCACCAGTCCTATAAATTGACACAAGACTCAATGAcagaaatcaagaaaccctaattcctcagtcggagaagaagaagaaattggaCCTTCGATCTCTGGGAATAAACACATCAACGACCTTTCCATACTTTGCGAATAGAGGATAGAGATCATCAGCAGTCGTACCTACACATAACAACAAAACCTAATCTCTTAGAAACCCCCAGTTCACGAAAATTGATTAGAGGTTGAGAAACAGAAATAGGGACTTGAGAGATTACGGAAGGTGATGTTAAGGACGAGAAGTGAGTAGGTGTCGCTGATATCCGGTGGACCTGACCTTCCGAAGTGCGACATGGTTTTCCCGCCGGCGGAGAAATTGGGAGCGCGAGAGAGAGACGAAGTGAAATTAGGTTAAAGCTTTTCTGAAACAATGGAATCTACTAGATACGGggacattttttttaaagcttGACGTTGTTGTTAATTACATTTGTACCCCTTGACgaagacacaaaaaaaagaagataatcgAACCGGATGATACCGAGTTTGGTTCGTATCGGTTCAGCAGCGATTGGGACGGTTGAGACGCAATTTTATTATAGTCTGAAacatttttaccaaaacaatTCTGCAATTTACAAACACCGGTACATCTCTAACAcctttaaaacatattttagcacattcaaacaaattcatatccaaaatcattaaaaaaaacaaacagaaaaactCCAAGTAGGATACTCTTTTGAAATTGGTTTAGTGATAACCAATCGGAGCTGCTGCTTCTCGCAACTCTTTTCCTTGATTGCGAATGTCCTGCAAATAACTCACAATATTAACAATTCAAAAACACCACACAACATAACAAATCCacagatttttaaaattcattgatttatattaaaaactatGAACTTGTATGTATCCACACACCAAATGTCGTTGATTCTACTACTTAtatcatttgttattttaatatcACCGAAATGGACCCGAAGAAATGTATGAAACTCGGgagttttggaaaaaaaataaaagggtTGTTGTTTTAGACTCACAGAAGCAAAATGGTTGACATCTCGATGATGAGCTTCATCAGCACGAATCACCGTTACAACATCTTTCAACGTAGCATCTTTAGGCAATCTCCAATAATCAATAGCAATCGCGGGCGCGGCAACATTCTCGATCTTCCCATTGTCGATATCTTTAAGAAACTCGGTGTAAGAATGTATAGCTTCTTCCTCTAAATATCCAACGACCCTATGAGCTAACCGCGGGGAAATCACGtaacaaacgaaaaaagagttgaagaaTATTCCTTGAACAAGCATCACTAGAAGACGCTCGTACCATTTGGGTTTGACTAACTCCATCATCGTCATTAGATGCATCCTCTCGTTCTCTGCTTCTTCGAGTAATGCTTTGATCCAACCGCCGCTATGTTCGAATTTTCGGATTGATTTTAGGTGAAGAAGCATTCCTCCAACCATTCCTGGTACTGCAGCTACTGTCTCTAGCATCATCGCTCTGCATCCATATCGTCTCTGCTgaccaaacatatatttaacattaaggaacaaaaaatgtaaaacattaGCATGTGAAGTGAAACAGTGAATCCATacgtatgtatatatgtgaatCATGGTAGGATAATATGTGcatacaaaattacaaaccaaaccaaaccgaatcaGCTAAATAAACCAATGAACATATTAAACGAATCAAcgtttcattttaaaatttgaaattacaGTCATGCCTGAAAAAATATATCGGTGGGAATACGGAGGAGCTTGACAATCCGGTAAGCGACTTTGTCGGCGATATTCTTCGGAACGTGGTGCTTCTTCAAATCTATCGACAGATTTGCTTGATAAGTCTCCCATGGCTGTTCAAAATATACTTAAGTCATATATCTACTACATATAAAAGAGTGCTTAATTTGTCTACGAACTTTGGGATGTGTATAAGTTTACCATAAAACAGTTCCAAGGCCAATCCGATCCATCTTTCCGAGTAATTTTCATCTTTGCTGTCTCTATTCCCCAATAACTTGGAACCGCTACTGACCCCCCGCCGTTTTGACCCTTCTTTACCGTCaaattttcatctttcttctccatcgcCGATGCAGAACTCATACCCATCCACCTCAAGTTAAAATTTCCTAttcaaattttagaaatatacAAATCCTAATTATCATGTACAATTGTTATAAGGTTGTATGAGGATCATCTACAGATATGCACACCTTGCACATGCTTAGAGCCGATCTTGAAATCGCCAAAACCGCCGCACCAGTCATGAATTCGCATCGGTGCCGTTATCTCATACGGACTTTTCATAACAGAGGTGGAGGAAACAGAACTCACGAACATGTTACAGTTTCCTCTGCCGCAGACAAGCAGAACTCGTAAAGCTGCTTTCGTAATGAGTTGACTCATCTTACGACACTCTCTCGTATACTTATAGATTCACTTCTCAGATAAGAGGCTTGTTCTCTGActgaaagaaaatgattcaactctgttttttctcgAAAGAAAGTGTAAGTAGGGGAAACaagaaggaaataaaaaatgacGTTATCAGCTGATACGCGGCGAATACTGCTGAATACACGTGGCTCATATCCAACTGTTGCTTTACTTTTAAgataactatttttaaaaaaacgaaTGCACATTTTTTAAGTTTGTCCGAATCTTGAAGTGGCGTTCAGCAGACAGAGCGCACGTGAATCTGGTCTTGACTGAACTGTCCGGTCCAATatcttttggtttggtttaattcGGATTAATAGATTGTCTCCTTAAGAAAAGTTCCTAAAAGGaacattaattataattacatTCATGAATCAATTTAGCAAAAGTACACACattgaataaaaatttcaTCCACGTGTCCACGTGTAAGGTTTGTATTGgataaaaatgttttggttcactaaatttataaaacaaccTCCACCATATCGGCGCTTTCCTTCCGATTTCGTCCTCCCCCAGAAAATAGAgaggaaaaaaggaaaaaaagtaatCATCGATTCGCTTTCACAACCTGGAAAGCTcgaaaagaggaaaaaaattctaaagagCTTATCAAGCTCACTTCATACACCTAGATCGATTTAGGGttcgtttgatttttttttttctgtgattGCGACAGCTAGAGATCTATCTCTGGTGGATTTTGGGTTTATGTTCCATGGCGGATCGCGGATCTTTCGGATTTGCTCCTCGATTAGGTCTCTCTACCATTTCGCCatatctagggtttttgctaTCTTCCTTTTCGTGTTTTGTACTcctttttagttgttttggatCTGATCATTACTAGTTTTTCGTTTTGTTGCATTTTAGTGAAGGGAAGGATTTCTAGCTTGTTGAATTACgatttatattttgcttcttaGTTGTTCCCGCTTAAGTTGTATTGCTCTGTtacatttgatattttgattgATGTTGGTTAGTGCAAGAGAGTGTTAGTGGATGTTTAGCTACAGAGTTGTAGTATCAATGTGTTTCTTACCCTTTTATGAACTTGTAGATATCAAGCAATTGCTGTCAGAAGCACAACACAGGTGGCTGAGACCTGCTGAGATTTGTGAAATTCTTCGGAATCATCAGAAGTTTCATATTGCGTCAGAGCCTCCCAACCGACCACCCAGTATGTTTCTTGctgattttcttcatttttgtttgcaatatattcttattttttgagCTGTACAATCAATAGATGCTGAATAAGTTACATTAGCTTGGGTTTTATTTCTGTCTTGCTTTAACGAACTTTATGCTTGACGTGTTCACTCCCCCGTTTATCCTGTTAGTCCTGAATAGTTCAGAAGTTTTGCGTGTTGTGTGCCTTGACAATAATTTATTGCGGTTTGTCTTCTCTAATTAACAGAAATTCCCTGCTCTTCTAGGTGGTTCACTCTTTCTCTTCGATAGGAAGGTGCTCAGATATTTCCGAAAAGACGGGCACaattggaggaagaagaaagatgggaAAACAGTGAAAGAGGCTCACGAAAAGCTGAAGgttaatatttctatttatgtGTCCTCGTTAAATATTAGTGCAGATTAATGCAATGACCTTGAAACCAATTCCTTGGTTTTACTACTGATTTTTCTAGCTGATAATGCAACATCTCAATGTTAGAGAGTAATAAGATTGTGTAAGTATACACAGGTAGGAAGCATTGATGTGTTACATTGTTACTATGCACATGGAGAAGATAATGAGAACTTCCAGAGGCGGTGCTACTGGATGCTTGAACAGTGAGTCTATCTATGTTTGTCCACatttcatatgttttgctctgtttagTATCATAAGCGTTAGTTTTTCAGCATTTATGTGCTTTGTATAAAGTGTGCATGGTAGTCTGCTAGTGTCCTGGGAATGGCCTTTTTATTGTATTAGCAGAAAATGAGCTAGAAGGGCTATAGAAAggaatattattataatttccGAGATTCTGCTATAAAACATCAATTTCTAAGTTGTGAGATGAAATCGAGGATAATGTTTATACAAGACAAGACTGAACCAAAGGCATTTCACGTGATCTCTAAAATCCCTATCTTCTGGAATGAAATGTGCTTGTTGGtacttttcttcatttattgTCACTTTTCAGTGTTAGTGCTCATGTCCACTGTTTGTGTGTTACATGGATACAGGGATCTGATGCACATTGTTTTCGTTCACTACTTGGAGGTTAAGGtatagcttttgttttgtactgtactaatatattcttaaaatatgaaCTTCCATCGCTCAACACTATATCTTCCTTTTTAAGTGGATGCTGTCTTTCCTATGTGTGGTTTTGTTATAGTCATCTTATATTGTACGTCATGCTATTATACAGGGTAACCGAATGAGTACCAGTGGAACTAAAGAAAACCATTCAAATTCTCTGAGTGGCACGGGTTCTGTAAATGTTGATTCCACAGCAACCCGATCCAGCATATTGTCACCATTATGTGAAGATGCTGATT includes:
- a CDS encoding neuronal PAS domain protein, which produces MMSEKFPDVFTWIQNIPQITKWRTTSLPFCICPSTSDFPNSTLNLTAQKSPSPKVVTFSIIVQSNNHSPLYLWTTKQELSINPNSPNPFDELTIISLLFNFVETILTYTSNSSNYSTIKIPNSDSSKIGGLKDIVNTVILTLSFVVCVYEAPLYLRENCLNTLKNHLITCHTRRATISLMKLLGSNLEEQWMRTVNLAFTNWIIEQRRSQSTKITTTPLFSYAVSAYGLWKVQLYCPVEAMEVERSSNPTADSRLLFSLKFNQLEGVMQFNHKVVVRDNWIDVIVKIDNIRYDVIKLVNEKLMSRRGAGEHEKHFPSRISLQLTPTLQTDFISVSVSKSSNNPGREFEVERSIEGSFDPPNSLGLRVAGREASTMTMTPWKLEQSVLGYTANLNWILYDSSVGGREVFSTKPSRFSIMSPRSWFKDRYARAYRSFTRRGGVIFAGDEYGESVVWKIGKGALGGTMEWEIKGFIWLTYWPNKYKTFYHETRRLEFTQLLNLTIA
- the AOX2 gene encoding alternative oxidase 2 (alternative oxidase 2 (AOX2); CONTAINS InterPro DOMAIN/s: Alternative oxidase (InterPro:IPR002680); BEST Arabidopsis thaliana protein match is: alternative oxidase 1A (TAIR:AT3G22370.1); Has 1305 Blast hits to 1305 proteins in 244 species: Archae - 0; Bacteria - 111; Metazoa - 12; Fungi - 191; Plants - 373; Viruses - 0; Other Eukaryotes - 618 (source: NCBI BLink).), producing the protein MSQLITKAALRVLLVCGRGNCNMFVSSVSSTSVMKSPYEITAPMRIHDWCGGFGDFKIGSKHVQGNFNLRWMGMSSASAMEKKDENLTVKKGQNGGGSVAVPSYWGIETAKMKITRKDGSDWPWNCFMPWETYQANLSIDLKKHHVPKNIADKVAYRIVKLLRIPTDIFFQRRYGCRAMMLETVAAVPGMVGGMLLHLKSIRKFEHSGGWIKALLEEAENERMHLMTMMELVKPKWYERLLVMLVQGIFFNSFFVCYVISPRLAHRVVGYLEEEAIHSYTEFLKDIDNGKIENVAAPAIAIDYWRLPKDATLKDVVTVIRADEAHHRDVNHFASDIRNQGKELREAAAPIGYH
- a CDS encoding neuronal PAS domain protein (unknown protein; BEST Arabidopsis thaliana protein match is: unknown protein (TAIR:AT2G40390.1); Has 1807 Blast hits to 1807 proteins in 277 species: Archae - 0; Bacteria - 0; Metazoa - 736; Fungi - 347; Plants - 385; Viruses - 0; Other Eukaryotes - 339 (source: NCBI BLink).), with product MSEKFPDVFTWIQNIPQITKWRTTSLPFCICPSTSDFPNSTLNLTAQKSPSPKVVTFSIIVQSNNHSPLYLWTTKQELSINPNSPNPFDELTIISLLFNFVETILTYTSNSSNYSTIKIPNSDSSKIGGLKDIVNTVILTLSFVVCVYEAPLYLRENCLNTLKNHLITCHTRRATISLMKLLGSNLEEQWMRTVNLAFTNWIIEQRRSQSTKITTTPLFSYAVSAYGLWKVQLYCPVEAMEVERSSNPTADSRLLFSLKFNQLEGVMQFNHKVVVRDNWIDVIVKIDNIRYDVIKLVNEKLMSRRGAGEHEKHFPSRISLQLTPTLQTDFISVSVSKSSNNPGREFEVERSIEGSFDPPNSLGLRVAGREASTMTMTPWKLEQSVLGYTANLNWILYDSSVGGREVFSTKPSRFSIMSPRSWFKDRYARAYRSFTRRGGVIFAGDEYGESVVWKIGKGALGGTMEWEIKGFIWLTYWPNKYKTFYHETRRLEFTQLLNLTIA
- the SC35 gene encoding serine/arginine-rich splicing factor-like protein, putative (ortholog of human splicing factor SC35 (SC35); FUNCTIONS IN: RNA binding, nucleotide binding, nucleic acid binding; INVOLVED IN: nuclear mRNA splicing, via spliceosome, RNA splicing; LOCATED IN: cytosol, nuclear speck, membrane; EXPRESSED IN: 24 plant structures; EXPRESSED DURING: 13 growth stages; CONTAINS InterPro DOMAIN/s: RNA recognition motif, RNP-1 (InterPro:IPR000504), Nucleotide-binding, alpha-beta plait (InterPro:IPR012677); BEST Arabidopsis thaliana protein match is: SC35-like splicing factor 30A (TAIR:AT3G13570.1); Has 1404 Blast hits to 650 proteins in 168 species: Archae - 0; Bacteria - 0; Metazoa - 539; Fungi - 520; Plants - 290; Viruses - 0; Other Eukaryotes - 55 (source: NCBI BLink).); translated protein: MSHFGRSGPPDISDTYSLLVLNITFRTTADDLYPLFAKYGKVVDVFIPRDRRTGDSRGFAFVRYKYKDEAHKAVERLDGRVVDGREITVQFAKYGPNAEKISKGRVVEPPPKSRRSRSRSPRRSRSPRRSRSPPRRRSPRRSRSPRRRSRDDYREKDYRKRSRSRSYDRRERHEEKDRDHRRRTRSRSASPDEKRRVRGRYDNESRSHSRSLSASPARRSPRSSSPQKTSPAREVSPDKRSNERSPSPRRSLSPRSPALQKASPSKEMSPERRSNERSPSPGSPAPLRKVDAASRSQSPYAAE